The Mesorhizobium sp. CAU 1732 genome includes a region encoding these proteins:
- a CDS encoding glutathione S-transferase family protein — translation MRPAITAFESSPDQGRGLARDMRVRWALEEVGQAYDVRLVSFSAMKEPAHRRLHPFGQIPTYEEGDLALFESGAIILHIAEHHVGLLPDDANARMRAIAWMFAALNTVEPPIVEREQVSYLERDKTWYEARLPLLDNRVRNRLDDLSIRLGDGEWLDNGFSAGDLMMVMVLRRLEGKGILEDYPNLSTYMARGQARPAYKRAFDDQLAVFASKPTGA, via the coding sequence ATGCGCCCCGCCATCACCGCCTTTGAAAGCTCTCCCGATCAAGGCCGGGGACTCGCGCGCGACATGCGGGTTCGTTGGGCACTGGAAGAAGTGGGCCAGGCCTACGATGTTCGCCTTGTATCGTTCTCCGCGATGAAGGAGCCCGCGCATCGCAGGCTTCATCCTTTCGGACAGATCCCGACTTATGAGGAGGGCGATCTCGCCCTGTTCGAGTCCGGCGCGATCATCCTGCATATCGCCGAGCACCATGTCGGCCTGCTGCCGGACGATGCGAATGCCCGGATGCGCGCGATCGCATGGATGTTCGCCGCGCTCAACACCGTGGAACCGCCGATCGTCGAGCGGGAACAGGTATCTTATCTCGAGCGCGACAAGACCTGGTACGAGGCGCGCCTGCCGCTCCTGGACAATCGGGTCCGCAACCGGCTGGACGATCTTTCGATCCGGCTGGGCGACGGCGAATGGCTCGACAACGGATTCAGTGCCGGTGACCTCATGATGGTGATGGTACTGCGCAGGCTGGAAGGAAAGGGCATACTAGAGGACTATCCAAACCTGTCGACCTATATGGCCCGTGGCCAAGCACGGCCCGCCTACAAGCGAGCCTTCGATGATCAATTGGCGGTTTTCGCCAGCAAGCCAACCGGTGCCTGA